ggtacctgcacttaatctttttggggaaaatacgtcagtttacactggtaatacattcaactgacacatttgaaaatgtttattaaaattgatttgaatgcacaaggcacaaactcttttataacttggggaaaattcataatgatcttgtgaacgttttacatgttcttttatgcgttcagtagcccgggtcgtgccgggttaaagatttatagacacaccacgtttgcgtaaaaaccgtagtataaaaaccaacggctacgtcttttaatttaatgtcgacactttataccgggtgtacgcctacaccggatgtcgatggtcgtggccatttcgtaaaatgatgccaaggatatccgggacaacggtcattaaaaccccccaaaggcttataagcaacaaaactgtttaaatgagccgatcatatttaatcaattaaccacctaagcgatggaattatataatgctcaatcaagcggtattaatataccgtaacccaagcccatataggggaaataagttaaagtatttaacctttgcaagtatatttccttaatttggattaaatcaccgatagcttttactggggctcctaatctggaacgaaggttttaattaacctcttagaatcctaacgggtcgttataatggccgtagcctagaccggttggttctgatatatatagatagggtttaatcgcgtgaaaggcgaaaaccgagaatggagcgtgattctgacccaacaagttcagagactttgTTTTacatgggttaatggttcacactctggaatttggggttcaaataatataatttgacccgtatcggctaatttatgaaaactagttcataagccgaaccgtgcgcgcaataggcgaaacggttaaccgtgagagtcgtacgcttatttcctaagtcaatatgccttaaatgggttgtggtatcagtaggataccttccgtgacgcccgtaacgagtttaagttagtattatgccccgtaggggcttttcggtcatttaaagactttaaaagggcttttcgagttctacaggaaatctgagtttcccgaacagcttataaagcttaaaatactttatttattatttaaaaccagtagcaactggaatcgggtcaaaagaccttgtagaactcatgttttggccgaaaagggcatattcggtattaaccgaaaccgtagccataaccacaggttatgagcaagataaaattattaaaatctttaaattcccaaaatataattataacagtgggtaaaagatttggtgacgaaatcttggtttagataggcgttatgctaattgcgccgttaattattaaagtttatttaaaattgtgctaattagcataactctcattctagacctcggattgacgtgaaattttaaggacatgcttataatttaataagcaaggtttgtGTCCGTTCACgatgtccgaaatactcgttttcaattttaaaaggccgttacggtcaacttttaggcgaatgacggaattgcgcaaaagactcggataactcatgaaccgaccacagaggtttataccaacattgtacctggtcctaagagagtcctaaggtatatccatacctcactaaaacgggtcagaactgaagtcaaagcaaaagtcaaactttgcgacattcggctccgaaccgggtcaatatagcaaatgatcgattcaaacgagcgcaaacagtttatatacttaatatcatgttttatgattgtcaaaacaggttccataacatatacattacagattatgcataaatcgccaaaatagctttctgttgactttttaaccgcacgtttgactcgacatttgacatagttagagtggtgatcagggggaaccattttagaggtttattacccacataaataccaactcataaccacttttgatttgtcataagactgaaccattactgatttattgtaaggtcaaaccgtagttacgacggtttggttcttagccatttactaaggaaatgtgaaaccacaaagggttagatcacttacagaagttgtgttcttgcttatggagcagagaaaaGTGCCtgggagctccttagaatgacCAGAGGTGTATGTttaagttgtgtgaatgttatgtgcaagaatgtggctatttatagccaatgccatgCACCAATAATCATTACAACCACCCACAACAGTCCAgggatgatgggtaggtgtcccagaggtgtatgggtcgagtagggggcacccatgcctcattatTGGTGGTTggtcgttcaaatggtccaaagtcaagtagttacaatgttctgcatctgggcgtccacgcggccccgcatgggagttccatgccatttataatgcgggtcgcctaggATTTGAATATCAGACGCGTAatacaggaggctcgcggcccgcctcgacTTAACCATAACctcaacgcgggtcgcgagaggttaagatttcagaattttaaatcttttgtcatgattgcgaaatcctggtaattaataacgaaatcttttcgtaatgatttacctgacctttcgggtttgaaggggtaacttttgcggtttggccctcggttatttatcgataggggcctcgtgttattacCCGCATATAAAGTCCCTTgtagtttattatttatttggaaagccttaactttcactgttgacgcttttaacccttcttatacgaatttgagtataactctttcgttttaagacggaacgcagcggaatttatatagtatattctggtgagcgtataacactgttacgaagccttgggaacgtcaaagggtcactcagaggtataattaaacatgttgacacagttaacccctgtagctcgtaatctctcactttcttccgcgtttcgcttccgtacgatctatgttttatttgtttgaaggcacaagcgttatttagggttactatacagtatacttacccttgttgacatttataaccctcgaatttatatactttcaaggtttgtcaaaattagtcctttatttattatagatgccacgtgtaaacaaatgacacgtgttaacacatcattggacacaaaaattcaaGGTGTTACAGAATGGAAGCAAATACCAATATACTTCATCAGCAGAACCCTCAAAGGTCCTGAGGAACGCTACATGCCCCTGGATAAGTTAGCTTTAGCTCTTGTTTTCGCGTCCCGGAGGCTCAGAAGATACTTCCAAGGACACAAGGTTACCCTAATGACAGATCAACCCCTCCAAAAAGTGCTAAGGAGGCCAGAGTTATCAGGTCGACTGGCTAAATGGGCGGTCGAGCTAGGAGAACACTCCTTGGAATGCAAAGCCAGAACTGCCATGAAGGGACAAATACTGGCCGACTTCTTGGCGGAGGTCCCTGAGGATGAAGAAAAAGAACTTTTGAAGTGGGAAGCCCTGGAGAGggaagagaaagaaaaggaagacgaGGCAGTGTAGAAACTACTCACAGATGGGGCCTCCAGCGAAGAAGGTAGCGGGGCGGGCATTACGTTGATCAGTCCTGAGGGGTTGAGTTAACCTATGCCATTAGGCTGTACTTTGAGAATACCAACAACACCGAAGAATATGAAGCCCTTTTAGCAGGGATGAGGCTAGCCAAAAAGATAAAACCAAAACACGTGGAGGCTAGTACAGACTCACAGTTAGTGGTCAAACAGTACCAAGGGGAATATGAGGCTAAAGACAGCACAATGGCTCAATACGTGGCAAAGGTAAAAGAAACAGCCAAGGCTTTCAAGACCTTTAAACTAGAATACATCCCCCGTGAGAGAAATAGAAAATCCGATGCCCTCAGCAAGCTGGCCTCCGTGGCATTTGACCACCTAGCAAGAGAAGTCAAAGTGGAAGTCCTGACCTCCCCCTCTCTCGGCACAGAAGAGGTGGCTGCGATCGAAAACGCACAAGAGACATGGATGACACCGATTGTAAAGTTCCTCAAAGACGGAATGTTACCCGAGGGAGACTGGGCAGCCAGGAAGGTAAGAGTCAAAGCCTTACAATATGAATTGATTGATGGAGAACTTTACCGAAGGTCATACCTGGGTCCATCCCTGAAGTGCGTTGACAGTGAAGAGGCCAAGTATGTGATCAGAGAAATACACGAGGGGATTTGTGGAATGCATTCGGGGCCAAGGACAGTAGTGGCGAAGGCAATGAATGCGGGTTTCTATTGGCCTCGAATGTATGAGACAGCATCAGAGGAGATCAAGAAATGTGACAATTGCCAGATCCATGCACCTATGACGCACCGCCACAAACACCCAATAATACATGTTTCAACGTCTTGGCCCTTCCAGAAGTGGGCCATCGACATAATTGGGGCATTCCAAGAAGGCCCGGGAGGGGTTAAATACGTGGTGGTTGCCATATATTATTTTACCAAGTGGATAGAGGCAAGACCCCTGGCAAAAATAACCGGGGAGCAGATGAGACGATTTGTACTAGACAACATCATTTGCAGATACGGGGTCCCAAAGGAACTGGTGAGTGACAACAGTGTCCAATTTGCTGGAAAACCCTTCAGGCCATGGTGCGAGCAGATGCACATACAACAAGTGTTTACCTCCGTCACCCATGCCCAAAGCAACAGACTGGTGGAAAGAGCAAATCAAAGCGTTATCAAGGGAATGAAAGGAGACTCGGAAGGAAACAAAAAGGATGGCTGGAGGAATTACCATTTGTGCTATGGGCATACAGGACCACCCCCAAGGACTGCAATGGGGAACCCCCTTCAGCTTAACATACGGGACGGAGGAAGTCATCCCGGCTGAAATAGGGTCCTCGACTGCCAGATGAAGCTCAGGGAGGCGGAAAACAAACAAGACCTCCGGATGAACCTGAATTTGCTCGAAGAGAGAAGGGAAGTGGCAGCAGTCAGAGAGGCTAAGTACAAAAGCAGCTTGAAAGCTATTACAATGCCAAAATGAAAAGGCTTAACCTCGTCCCGGGGGATTTGGTCTTAAGAGCAAACGAAACCAGCCTACAGGAGAACACCGGAAAGCTAGGGCCCAACTGGGAAGGACCTTACCGGGTCTCGTGGGCAAACGACAAAGGAAGTTGCAAGCTGGAGACGCTGCAAGGCAAAGAGGTCCCAAGAACATGGAACCTCATGCAGCTCAGGAAGTACTACATATGAACCATAAGAAAGTCTTTTAGGAAAAACGGCAGGGAGCCACTTTTGTAACGATTAACTGCTAATCAGGGGTTTACCCCAAAGGAAATCTTTTGTAAAAAACTTGTACTGGAGGACTTGATCCCAAGAAATGAATGACAAACGGACAATCCACTTGTCCCCTTTTGGCAAAATAACAGTGTTATACTAAGGCAGACGTGCCCAGAAAGACTATAAACCTAACAAAAAACAGACACACGTGTATAAGGTATACCAAACATACCAAACGCCCGGCTGTGGGGCAAAATAGGGTCTAGCTAACCCAAAGAAAACGGACAAACAAGCCAAAAACATAATCTCACATTATAAGACTTGTCCAGTGATTGTCCTCGAACAGACAATCCtggtttacaaagcaaaccaTGAACACAACACACTTTTGTAAACAAACTACAAAAAGAAGTTGTTATTACAAATGAATGTACAATAGGAAGCCTATTGGCTTTTGACAAGGAAAACTAATATACAAGCTAGAAAGCATAATAGACAGACTAAAGCACAGTTTCTCGCAAACAACCAAAAGTTTCAGGAAAGTGCCAACTTGATCCCTGGAAAAAGCTCATGCAAAAAGAAaaatgttggatctgagtttgattctgattgtattttgtgtttgtagttaaaatgaaaatgatgagtgtgcagcggaattatgatgaaaacaaactttgcatacgatcaaacgagagtaatactttgatcaaacatcttttcacaatgaatcggaagattgaatttatttcaataatgattacaatgattgatgaatgaatgcaaactcccctcagccagagctcagttgtttgttcatgcaaagaagatgatgatgcaaaagagctatagaacagtacaaagtactgatctatttataggcacttgcaaactactgagcatcttagctgacgtcaccatgaaagtgatatctaacctcctaacaaactctaacctctgatctaaacaacactgctatgttaactactgctattacattacattacaaaacagactattgatcatgctgctgcaaccttccactgctgtgaacccagcagtacttgtccggatcagcagtgcttgactcaaagcagtagattgaatcagcagggctttagtctttcatcaggtctttacttgagcagcagttgtaggtcagcattttgcaagatcagcagataggaggtcaacaaatgttgaaatcactttcaaggggagagatttgtatgtaatcatctgcttattctggatccactgctctgatccagttttggctttaattatctgttcctctgatagggttcaatcccaacaatctcccctggaacagataatgccaaaactattcattattgtggacatttattgcctcatcaacaatTCCCTTATCTGTCCtttaaattgtagttcaaagtcaagagcatctgtgtcttcatcatccctgctaagtggaagatcaaggagatcctgcaaatcttcaagactcaggccaagagcttcttcccttgatattttctccacttctccaccagacctgagcaaagtcaatacgcaggtctgtttgtcagtttcccacttttttatttttgagcctggtgggtttcttgggagatgtttatttgtagaggtatttggtgaggctggcctattcataactggctgacCAGTATTTGCAGTTTGattcaaaccaagagtttctatgatcattttctttatgccttcttttacaaggtcatctccttttatcatctcttggatggtttcagctcccaactgtttgtgtgtccttcttttatagatggcagcaccagttggagcagtggttctcctgatttgcagctttgatggtctttttgaaacctcagcttcaggatagtcaggcttttgaggaacttttggatctttctttcttaattcctccaaccttttgtaggtgatcCTGACCACAtattctttccatctagcaatttgtcttttgtttccatattcagcagcaaccagttcttctttcattcttttcagttctacctgtttgtcaggtatattctttctaaactttgcccagtcaggaggagtgtgagtgactttcctttttatcatgtcttgaattcttgctgcttcattttcaagttcaggaacagtccactctttgtacatgtatctctctcctttgtacttcttgtgagccatgatgctttcaatgtagtctttcttcaaagtttcagctggtctttctgaaatttgttgactgacattttttgcaaattgttctagggaactgacttgggtgagcagatattgatagtttctagaaatttctttgtcagatttcccttgtgtgtttctttttgagatatcctctgcttgcttggccttgatcttcaaatattcatcaacatttttaggccagggatatcctcttattgatggcaaactccttttggcagggtcatcctcatagtaaaaagattttatttcttctctaacagctgctagttcaagaggaaactgAACACCTGCAgaaggtaagggcttgtgcattcgAACTGAAGAGAGAgtaactggttttggtattgtgacaagagctaaagattttgaagatgtttgagatggtgaagtgtcatcatctttgagaattagccttctcctctttgtttgaggaggggttgatgatgttttggatggaacagtagtggtggatgtagtggcagtgatttgtgagcgactaacagttgttgaaacaactggtgttccaaccactgttgtctttacagcagatgttgtaacaactgctgtcttctgccttttggcaggaggtgattttgtttttggtgatgatggtgataaggcagtggatgtagtgcgtgttgaagtggtgtgtgttgaagtgggagcagatgttgaaaccatgaagtaccaacagtagtgggtacgcaggagttacaacagctgttttaggtggtggctTTTGGGCGCACAGACTTTGACGTCTGTTGGAAATGGATTTGGTAGCCTTACTctttgtaggcttcttcttttcatcaacaagattttcctcatcttttgaccctgaagtaccctgatccggataattcACCTGGCTTttccttttggcctctctatcctttttacacttgcaactgcttctaccagtgcatttgtggtcacatcaattttcttgcttccatctggcaaagggatctgtttggtcatgtttgcattttctgttcaatgtagagaccatcctctattcccttctttttccactcctgaatttcTCCCCTTTTTGGTATTATCTGGGGgaaagttgatcaatgaagagaaactgttggaggagcagtgccagtggtgtgcaggatctgagtttgagagcctttagatcagcatgagtgttcttgaaccttgactccattgcatttctcagctgttgaacatgtttttcatgttgcgatctgctatttgtgcttgatgatggagaaaaggttgaaatagattccagagctcatttgtagcaggtgcctgttgtggagcaggtgcttgagatggaacagcagtggattgcatcttttgagttttcaacaccttctgtagcatgtttttaagatctgcaacagatgtatccaacttttcaattcgttccgtcaaatcctgatattttaaatcatcacccaatttaatgggatcatctgatttcccactaatagtggttttatcagtggtagaggtagggagtatactccaaacattaaccactgatgccccttttttcttggtactggggtcttctccttcaacacttgacaaccttttgatattgccagtaggataaataaatccactggtggttggcagaggtgctataaaaggaattgcctccaaggaagacttattgatgtaaccactgtccaactgtaaaccagtgggttcaacagttgtagtggctgcttcacttgaatgaccaccaagagttacttgtaactcaaggggtgtaacctcctcaggttgtgttggtggttagcaaggaatgatacatcaggctcagtcagttgttgaggcatattctcattgacaggtgatgagaaggactgagtaatgcctggttcaaatctattgcatccaacaaaagttgtgtttttggtggaattgtggatgtgaggtggggtgtagaaagagaaATTGCCTAGGGCAttggctgtggatgatggaaacgagtgtttccagagcatcataatgtggtggccctagTGTacacctgttctttttgtgaagaagcaggaggagttttggttatggttgagatatttgtaccaactgctgtgaggaagtagcagcagtggtttctgtgACATTtggtgttgtcacaggcagtagctctggtatctcatcctcagagtttgccgttttgattggtttggggggtttttgatttttctttttgtttggctttttgggatttgtaggtgtgggtttcaaaacagttggtctgctgctttgatcacctagagcagtgggctcagcagcagatacctgaggagcagtggtagctgctaaattctgctcaggcacctctgcttgtgttttgcaaggtgctaacattcttgaaaagtttcagttgttaaactgtttatttgagtagactcaccttgatttattgcagctaaatcattcttactgaatttcttttcaaaatagtaacttaaaaaccttggaaacagtaagaatgactttgtttcaacattattaaccaaat
This genomic stretch from Helianthus annuus cultivar XRQ/B chromosome 8, HanXRQr2.0-SUNRISE, whole genome shotgun sequence harbors:
- the LOC118481049 gene encoding uncharacterized protein LOC118481049; amino-acid sequence: MTDQPLQKVLRRPELSGRLAKWAVELGEHSLECKARTAMKGQILADFLAEVPEDEEKELLKWEALEREEKEKEDEAVLYFENTNNTEEYEALLAGMRLAKKIKPKHVEASTDSQLVVKQYQGEYEAKDSTMAQYVAKVKETAKAFKTFKLEYIPRERNRKSDALSKLASVAFDHLAREVKVEVLTSPSLGTEEVAAIENAQETWMTPIVKFLKDGMLPEGDWAARKVRVKALQYELIDGELYRRSYLGPSLKCVDSEEAKYVIREIHEGICGMHSGPRTVVAKAMNAGFYWPRMYETASEEIKKCDNCQIHAPMTHRHKHPIIHVSTSWPFQKWAIDIIGAFQEGPGGVKYVVVAIYYFTKWIEARPLAKITGEQMRRFVLDNIICRYGVPKELVSDNSVQFAGKPFRPWCEQMHIQQVFTSVTHAQSNRLVERANQSVIKGMKGDSEGNKKDGWRNYHLCYGHTGPPPRTAMGNPLQLNIRDGGSHPG